Proteins from a genomic interval of Paenibacillus sp. FSL H8-0048:
- a CDS encoding IS3 family transposase has protein sequence MFIKQGNTAALVLRLVGLAESTYYDRKKRKKQEAQAVPQGRGRPVPGYSLTESGEKISDEEIQEWLLELIAGEEHVYGYKLLAKCLWNQRGLRLNHKKSYRLCQALDILQPQRHKRFKHPRKLPENRVITGAGQLWQMDIKYGYVAGRDRHFFVLSIIDVFTRVIVGYHRGASCEAKHACQTLGRPMEQHCAPGSARPVIRTDNGPQFVSHLFGDMCESWEMTHERIPPRTPDLNAFIESFHSNIDRDLFRKEAFDTFEEAYEAVDRYMDFYNNRRMHTSLRNMPPATFAEWVLTLEDRSRFFWPREKAK, from the coding sequence ATGTTCATTAAGCAGGGGAATACCGCAGCGTTGGTACTCCGTCTCGTGGGGCTCGCAGAGTCTACGTATTACGACCGTAAGAAACGCAAGAAGCAGGAGGCACAGGCCGTACCTCAGGGACGCGGAAGACCCGTACCCGGCTACTCCCTGACCGAGTCTGGAGAGAAGATTAGCGACGAGGAAATCCAGGAATGGCTGCTGGAATTAATCGCTGGAGAAGAGCATGTGTACGGATACAAACTGCTGGCCAAGTGCTTGTGGAACCAGCGCGGGCTGAGGCTCAATCACAAGAAAAGCTACCGGCTGTGCCAGGCGCTGGATATCCTGCAGCCGCAGCGCCACAAACGCTTTAAGCATCCCCGGAAGCTGCCGGAGAACCGGGTCATTACCGGAGCAGGCCAGCTCTGGCAGATGGACATTAAGTATGGGTACGTGGCGGGCCGGGACCGGCATTTCTTTGTCCTGAGCATTATCGATGTGTTTACCCGTGTCATCGTCGGCTACCACCGCGGAGCGTCATGTGAGGCCAAGCACGCCTGCCAGACGCTGGGACGCCCCATGGAGCAACACTGCGCCCCTGGCAGCGCACGCCCGGTGATCCGCACCGACAACGGCCCACAGTTCGTCAGCCACCTGTTTGGCGACATGTGTGAAAGCTGGGAAATGACCCATGAACGCATTCCGCCTCGAACGCCAGATTTAAATGCTTTTATTGAATCGTTCCACAGCAATATCGACCGGGATTTGTTCCGAAAAGAGGCCTTCGACACCTTCGAAGAGGCCTATGAAGCCGTGGACCGGTACATGGACTTTTACAACAATCGCAGAATGCATACGAGCCTTCGGAACATGCCGCCAGCTACCTTTGCGGAGTGGGTCCTGACTCTAGAAGACCGCTCCCGCTTCTTCTGGCCGAGAGAAAAAGCGAAATAA
- a CDS encoding helix-turn-helix domain-containing protein, translating to MGHLTGTREKAAQEVLSGIKAAVVARKYGVTPSTVNQWVRDYREAHGEQEHPYPQEQVEELKRLLDVEQKYEKAVRILGEKELEIEILRELLKKPTPAYPKKSR from the coding sequence ATGGGACACTTAACAGGAACAAGAGAGAAAGCCGCGCAAGAGGTGTTGTCTGGCATTAAGGCAGCGGTGGTTGCCCGAAAGTATGGGGTGACCCCATCGACGGTGAATCAGTGGGTGAGAGATTACCGCGAAGCCCATGGGGAACAAGAGCATCCGTATCCCCAGGAGCAGGTGGAGGAATTGAAGCGCCTCCTGGACGTGGAGCAGAAATACGAGAAGGCGGTCAGGATCCTCGGCGAAAAGGAGCTAGAGATCGAAATTCTGCGTGAACTGCTAAAAAAGCCAACCCCTGCTTATCCGAAAAAATCGAGGTAG